The genomic segment GGTCTATCAGCATTATTCCGTAAGTCACACAGGTTAATTGCCAAATAATCACTAAAAAAATTGTTAAATCGTCAGGAAAATACTTCCCTGCTCATGTAAAGATAACCATGTAGTTTATCAACAGCAAAATTACTAGGAATATTGTTATGCTTAGTTATACAAGTAACTCTTTATTCCCCAAAATTTCCCTGTTGACTAGGTAAATTCTTATTTCCAGCTAGGCTGTAGCTGGAAAAGGCAATGAGTTCAATCAAAAAACTACAGTCATTGATGAACTTCGGTAAAAATGTATCCCTAACAATCTGTTTGAAAATCTAATTTTATACTAGTCATATTTTTTTAGTCCGTGCAGGGTAAGTTTGTTTGTGTAATAGCGAATTATGTTCGCTACACAGTTTTCAGACAGCCCCACCAAACTAGTACAATCTTTTTTTGCAAAGAATTGTACTGCAAAGCTCAATTGTGTTATTTCATTGTGAATTACGGGAACAATAGCAACAGTTCATTAGCTGACCGTAATTTAGCTGACCGTAATCTATTAGTACATTCACAATAAGACATTATGCCAGCAACATCTTTCTACACAAATGCAGGCTACGATTCCCAAAAGTCTAGCGCAGCATTAAACTCTGATCTGAATATTGAAGAGGGTGATTTGTCCCTAGACGATCTGCAAGATATAGAAATAGCTTCTGTCGATCCTCATAACTTGGCTGCTAACAACAACCGCCGCAGTACAGACTTAGTACGTTTATACCTTCAAGAAATTGGTCGGGTACGTTTGCTAGGCCGGGATGAAGAAGTTTCAGAAGCTCAAAGAGTTCAGCGATATTTGCGGATGCGGATAGTGCTTGCTAATGCAGCCAAGCAAGGTGACGCTGTGATTGTGCCTTATCTGCGATTAATTGAAGTTCAAGAGCGTTTAGTCTCTGAACTAGGACATCGCCCCTCGTTGGAAAGGTGGGCTACTACAGCTGGTATCAACTTATCGGATCTCAAGCCCACTTTATCAGAAGGTAAACGTCGCTGGGCCGAAACTGCCAAGTTGACAGTGGCAGAATTGGATGAAATCCAAACTCAAGGACTTCAAGCCAAAGAACACATGATTAAGGCTAATTTGCGCCTTGTCGTGTCTGTGGCTAAAAAGTATCAGAATCGTGGCTTGGAACTATTAGATCTAGTTCAAGAAGGTACTCTCGGTTTAGAACGAGCCGTAGAAAAATTTGACCCCACAAAGGGTTATCGCTTTAGTACCTATGCTTATTGGTGGATTCGTCAAGGAATTACCAGAGCGATCGCTACCTCTAGCCGCACAATTCGCCTTCCTGTTCATATTACAGAAAAGCTCAACAAAATCAAAAAGGCACAACGTAAAATTGCTCAAGAACAAGGTCGCACTCCTACTTTAGAAGACCTAGCACTTGAATTAGACATGACACCTACCCAAGTCCGGGAAGTGTTGTTACGTGTCCCTCGTTCTGTTTCTTTAGAAACCAAGGTAGGAAAAGATAAAGATACTGAGTTAGGGGAATTGCTAGAAACAGATAGTGTTACCCCAGAAGAAATGTTAATGCGGGAATCTTTACAAAAAGATTTGCATAATTTACTAGCAGATTTAACCACTCGTGAACGTGAAGTTATTCTGATGCGGTTTGGTTTATCCGATGGACATCCTTACTCATTAGCCGAAATTGGCCGCGCTTTAGACTTATCACGGGAAAGAGTGCGACAAATCGAATCCAAAGCATTGCAAAAGCTCCGCCAACCCAAGCGCCGTAACCTCATCCGCGACTATTTGGAATCTTTAAGTTAGAAATGGTGATTGGGAATTGGGAATTGGGAATTCGTGAGCAACTGACAACTGATAACTGACAACTAATAAATATTGTCAATAAGTCATGATTGTTGCAAATCGATCCCAATATTTGTTATATTCTCAATTAACAGGCTTTGTTGAGAAAATTTAGTATGACTGTCTACACAACTGGTTCACTTAAGGCAGAACTAAACGACCGGGGCTGGCGTTTAACTCCCCAACGAGAAACAATCCTACATATTTTTCAAGAACTTCCACAGGGTGAACATTTAAGTGCGGAGGATCTTTATCATCGCCTAGAAACTGATGGTGAAGGCATCAGTCTATCAACTATCTATAGGACTTTAAAGTTGATGGCCAGAATGGGCATCTTGCGGGAACTAGAGCTAGGTGAAGGACATAAACACTATGAAATTAATCAGCCCTATCCCCATCATCACCACCACCTTATTTGTGTCAAGTGCAATACTACAATTGAGTTCAAAAACGAATCAATTTTGAAAATTGGCGCAAAAACAGCCCAAAAAGAAGGATTTCACCTCCTTGATTGTCAACTGACTATTCATGCTGTCTGTCCCAAATGCCAACGGGCATTAATGCCGCTTTAACACCTGGAACGGCTCACAAAGCGTCCGCATAGTGTGCTGTAGGTAGGAAAGCCAGATTAAACCATCAGATATAGCAGGAGTCAGGAGTCACGAGTCACGAGTAAAACCCTTTTGTCGTGGGAGTTTTATTATCAATTGATCTCCTAACCACCCTGTCCATGGCTATAAATAACAGTTATCGGAGGCAAGTAATTAGTGGGGGGAATTTTCTGTTTTGTCGAAGCGGAAGGCTAAAAGCTTCCGCTTTTGACATCATCTTTTAAGATCATAAAACTGATGACATCATTTTTCTTCGATCGCACCTTCCGCTTGATGTACTAGATTTCGCAAATTTTCCAACGTTTCTCGATTTACATCTTCCCATAAACCCCGCTGGTGAGCTTCCAGCAACCTTTCTGCCATATCACGCAAAGCCCAAGGGTTCTTATCTTGAATAAATTCACATACAACCGGATCTTCTAGATAACTCTCCACAACACCCTGATACATATAATCTTCTACACATTGAGCCGTAGCATCATAGGCAAATAAGAAATCCACCGTTGCAGCCATTTCAAAAGCGCCTTTGTAACCGTGACGCATGACTCCCGCTATCCATTTGGGGTTAACCACACGCGAACGATACACCCGTGCAATTTCTTCTCTCAGTTGGCGGACTTTTGGCTGGGATGTGTTGGAATTGTCGCCAAAATATGTTTCTGGGTTTTTCCCTTGTAGAGAACGCACCGCAGCCGTTAAACCGCCCTGAAATTGATAATAATCATCAGAATCGAGCAAATCGTGTTCACGGTTATCTTGATTGTGTAGAACTATTTGCATTTGCTTCAAGCGTTGTTCAAAAGCTTCGATAGAGGTGGCAGTATTCTTTGTTCCTGTTCCCTGTTCCCCGTTCCCTGTTCCCCCGTAAGCGTAGGAACTCCAATTCATGTAAGCGCGGGCTAGGTCTTGGTCAGTTTGCCAGTTTTGTGAAGCAATTAAACCTTGAAGTCCTGCACCATAAGCACCAGGTTGAGAACCAAAGACACGATATAGCGATCTCTCTTGTGCAGTCTCCACACTTAAACCTTGTTGAGTCCATAAATTAGTATCTTGACGAACTGCATCTGCTAACGGGTTTTCCTCAGCTGGTTCATCTAACTTAGCAACCGCTTCCACCGCTTGGGAAAATAAATCAATCAAGTTGGGGAAAGCGTCGCGAAAAAATCCCGAAATTCTTAAAGTCACATCAACGCGGGGACGACCCAAAATTGATAAAGGCAAAATTTCAAAATCTACTACTCTTCGTGCTGCACCATCCCAAACAGGTTTTACACCCAGTAAAGCCAAAGCTTCCGCAATATCATCACCTCCAGTCCGCATGGTAGATGTACCCCAGACTGATAAACCCAGAGTTTTCGGATATTCTCCATGTTCTTGGGTGTAGGTTTCAATTAGAGTTTCCGCTGCTTTTCTCCCCACATCCCAAGCTGTTTCTGTAGGAATAGCGCGAATATCTACAGCATAAAAGTTTTTACCGGTGGGGAGAACTTCTGGTCTTCCCCGTGTGGGTGCGCCAGATGGGGCGCTGGGGACGTATTTACCGTCTAGTCCGCGTAATAAGTTGGTGATTTCTTGGTGGGTTTGTCGGAGTGCAGGGAGGAGTTTTGATTGAATCCATCTGACAACTGGATTCATTGGGGAATCGGAGGGACTGAAGATGATGCACTCGTAATTTATCAGCCTTTCAACTAGATCAGCGGCTTCTTCTTCTAGGAGTTCGACGACATCGCCGTGTGTACGACATAATCTGACTCTCAAGCAAATACGTACAGACGCATCCACGTATAAACGAGGGGTGAAGGGGGTGCTGAGGTCTGTGGTGAGGGGGTCAATGTCTAAGCCCCAGTCTTGAGCGATCGCACGGGTAATTCCCATACAATAGCGGTTGGGGATACGAGCGATCGCCACAACTAAATCTCGTAACTGTCTACCTTGGGGAACTTGTCCGAAAATGTGTAAACCGTCTCTAATTTGCGCTTCTTTAAGTTCACACAAATAACCATCCAAAGAATTTAAAATCAAAGATTCAAAATTTACGATATCTTGAGGATTTGTGATACCTAAATCTTTGTAGAGATTTTCCTTGATGACTAATTCTTGAATGCGATCGCGTAAAGTTGGTAAACGAGAAGGATCTAAACTTTCTGCTTCGTAATATTCATCAATTAAATTTTCTACCTGTTGCAAAGCCCCATACAGTTCAGCACGAGTCATAGGGGGTGTCAGGTGGTCAATAATTACTGCTTGGGCGCGTCTCTTCGCTTGAGAACCTTCACCAGGGTCATTAACAATGAAAGGATATAAATGAGGCATAGCCCCAAAAGCAACTTCAGGATAACAAGTATTAGATAAAGCCACACTTTTACCAGGTAGCCATTCTAAATTTCCATGTTTCCCAACATGAACAATTGCATCCGCACCAAAACAACTAGAGTATTTTTCCCGCACCCAATAATAAAAAGCTAAATAAGCGTGAGTAGGTTCTAAATCAGGTGCATGATAATTCAAACTAGGGTCATTTTCATAACCCCGTGAAGGCTGAACACCTACGAACAAGTTGCCAAATTGAATACCGGAAATGGGAAAGGCAGAGGAGCAGGGGAGCAGGGGAGCAGGGGAGAAAGAATTACCTATCTGTATATTTGTGTTTCCATCAGTGTGTGCGCCCCATCTTTTAATAATTTGTTGTTGTACTTCTGCTGGCAAAGTAACAAAATACTCGTGATATTCTTCTACAGAAAGGCTTTGATTTACTGGTTTCCAATCTTTGCCTTCTGGGTCATTGGTAACACCAGCGGTTAACATCTGAATTAATTCATCACCATCAGCAGGGATATTTCCCACTTCATACCCAGCCAACTGTAAAGCTTTGAGAATTTCCACACAACTAGCAGGAGTGTCCAGTCCTACGCCATTAGCAAGGCGGCCATTAGTGTTGGGGTAATTTGCCAAAATCAAGGCTATGCGACGTTCTTGGGGTGGTTTATGGCGTAATCGTACCCAATTAGCAGCCAGTTGGGCGACAAATTCAATGCGATCGCTCACTGGTTCATAGACTACCACATCAGTTTCTAAGTCATTATTGCGAGTCTGTAAGGTTTTAAAAGACACAGCCCGACTAATAATGCGCCCATCTACCTCTGGTAACACCACATTCATCGCCATATCACGGGGAGTCAAACCTTGTAACTGTGACTCCCACTGTTCAACAGAACTAGCGCAAAGAATCACCTGCAACACAGGTACATCTAATTTTTCCCACAGTTCAATTTGGGGTGTTTCCGTTTCCAACCGCGCTAAAGAAAAACTCGTGGTATTAAGTAACAAGCTAACATGATCAGAGTCTTTCGGTTGGAAAAGCTCCATCAACTCATTGCTAACACCCGGTTCACGCAAAGAAGAAACAAAAACAGGCACAGGTTGTAAATTTTTCTCTGCTAAAGCAGTACATAAAGCCTCAATAACCTGAGTATTTCCCGCCAAATAATGAGCGCGGTAGAATAAAATACCTACTTTGGGGAATTGGAAATTGGGGATTGGGAATAAATTATTCTCCTCTGCTCCCCTGCTCCTCTGCTCCCCATCTCCCCATCTCCCCACACGGGGGACAGCTTGCGGTGGTGGAGGATTGAATTTAGTTAACAGGGAGATATCAGCGATAAATTGGAGAGCATTCAGGAAATTTTCTATACCACCTTCTCTAAAATACTGCCATACTTGGTTAACAATTTCTGAGGAAACAGTGGAATGAGAGATTAAATCTGGATCAAGAGCGTCGTCTCCTGGTATTACAATTAAAGTTGTACCCTGACGTTGCACTATTTCCTGTACTACTTCCAAACCATACGTCCAATAGGAACGTCCTCCTAATAGGCGCAAAACAATTACTTGGGCAAGTTCTAACACTTGCTCGCCATAAGTATCTATACTTATTTGTTGCTGTAATTGCAACAGGTTGGCAACCCTTAAAGCAGGAAATTGTGCAGGTAATTTTGGTACTACTGCTGCTAGAGTTTGAATGTCGGTATCAGCAGCAGTAATAAACACGAAAGGGGCTGGGGTTTGTTCTAGAAAAATCAAACCTTCTGACTGATTCCATCCACCTGGTGTAGCACTTATACGATGCATAATTCTCTATTACTACCTTAAACTTTTGGTTAGTACACAATCACAAAAAACCAGGAAGGAAACCGTAGTCCCCTACGCACAGGCTACGTCAACACGCAGCGTACTGGAAAGAAGGGGGGCAAGCAACAAGGATTTTAGCCTACCCTTGCCCTTTGTCAGTTACCCATTGCCCTACGTAGGCATTCAGCCCATCTCATTAGAATTTTGAAAATGCTTAGTTCTCCCGATTTGAGCTTTTCTCGAACCTTGCCTTTGATTGTATTTAATCGGCTTGGGGAATTGTTGCAGCAGATGGCTCAAGCAGTAGGCAGTGCTGCTTTAATACTGACAGAAGCTGTGTTGGCACGAATTCGTATTCCCGTCGAATGGCAAAAGCAACGGTTTACGCTTGTGGTTTCTGAGCAATTTAGTGCGTTACTGCTAGGCAACATAGAAGCAGCAGAGGAAGAAAGCAGGGGAACAGATAAAGAAGAAATTCCCTTTGATTCCCTCAATGCTAGTTTGACATTTAATTCAGAAGCGATCGCTGTCTTTGTGTCGAAATTAAGAAATTTGTTTGAGTCTAATTCTTACATTTACCAAAACATCGCCCAATATCAGCAAGTTCTTTCTCCTAATGATGCGACGCTGCAAACTAAATTCACGCTGTTGTTATTAGAATATCTCCTCCCATTTGTTAACAAGGAGGTACAAACACCTAGAATTTCTATTCCTCTAGAGGGTTCTAGTTGTCAAGCCGTGGAAGATGCCTTGACAAAACAAATTGCCCAAGAAAGGCTGTTGAATCAGGTAACAACGCAAATCCGTAAAAGCCTAGATTTGCCAGTCATTATGGATATGGCAATTACACAAGTACGTGAATTTTTGGCATTAGATAGATTAGTAATCTATAAATTTGTGTCATCTCCAGTCAAGAATCAAAACACATCACTTAACTGTCAAGATTCACCGCCGTCGGTAGTAAACGCCCAATTTATAAAACAAGATTGTCAACAGTATGGAGGTTGTGTAGTCTATGAATCCCTGGCTACAGATTCCATTTCCTCTGTTTTAAATTATCAGGAAGAAGATTGGCTGACCCGAAATTCTCGATGTTGGGAAAAGTATCATCAAGGCTTTATTTTAGCTGTGGATGATGTAGAAAAAACCTATGCGTTTGAAGATTGTTTATTGAATTTTTTAAGAAAAAGCAAAATCAATGCGAAGTTGGCAGCACCTATTATTTTTGAAGACAAACTTTGGGGTTTGTTGATTGCTCATCAATGCAATACTCCCCGTAATTGGACTGAAAGTGAAAAAAGCTTGTTATCTTCAATTGCAGAACAGTTAGCTATAGCTATTCATCAATCTGAGTTAATGGGATCTCTGCGAGAAGCTACACGCACCCTGACTCAAGAAAAACAAACCTTAGAACAACGAGTGATTGAACGCACGATGGCACTGCGGGAAGCCCTATTGGCCGCAGAAGCTGCCAGCCGTCTTAGAAGTGAATTTCTTGCTACTATTAGTCATGAATTACTCACACCTTTAACTTATGTAATCGGGATGTCTTCTACATTATTGCGTTGGCCTTTGGGTGAATTAAGTCAACGACAACGGGATTATTTACAAACTATCCATGACAGTGGTGAACATTTATTAGAAATGATTAATGACATCCTCGATTTATCACAGATTGAGGCTGGTAAAACAGTATTAAATATTTCTGAATTTTCTTTAGTGAAGTCAGCAGAAAATATATTAGACTCCCTATTAGAAAAAGCAACAAGCGAAAAAGTCACCCTGAAACTTGATTTGCAAATTAATCCTACATATGATCTCTTTAACGCTGATTCTGGAAGAATAGAACAAATTCTCTGGAATTTATTGGCTAATGCCATCAAGTTCACCCCAGAAGGTGGTAGTGTCACTTTACGCCTGTGGGTAGAAGACAATACTGCTATATTTCAAATAGAAGATACAGGTATTGGCATACCAGAAGAGAAATTACCACTACTATTTGAGAAGTTTCAACAACTTGATACACCCTATCATCGTCGCTACGAAGGTACAGGAGTTGGTTTAGCTTTAACTAAACAACTTGTAGAACTCCATCGGGGTCGAATTGAAGTAGAATCCACTGTAGGCATCGGCTCTATTTTTACTGTCTGGATACCAAAACAATTGAAGTAGGGGCGAAGCATTCGGAAAATCAACTTGGGAAAAAACCGATAATTTATCGCCCAAATGCTGATGCTTCCAGTCCCGTTAGGGATACGCCCGTACAGGAGTCAGAATATTTTATAAGTTGGTACATTATCAAATAATAAAAATTCAACATGATTAATTTACAAAAAGGATTAATTGTTTCCTGTCAAGCACCTTTAGATTCGCCATTACATGACCCAATGGTAATTGCAGCAATGGCACAAGCATCTGTTAATAATGGTGCTGTGGCTGTACGGATTGACACACCCAATCATATCAAAGCCGTGCGGGAAAAAGTAAAAGTACCAATTATCGGACTTTGGAAGCAAGTCATAACTGGTTCTGATGTATACATTACCCCTCAGTTTCATCATGCTGTCGCAGTCGCTGAAGCCGGAGCAGATATTATTGCTATAGATGCAACTACCAGAAATCGTCCTGGTGATGAAAAATTAGCTGATATTATTACCCGCATTCATCAAGAATTAGGTAAACCAGTCATGGCCGATGTGGATACATTTACAGCCGCAGAATTAGCTGTAGATGCTGGTGCTGATATTGTTGGCACTACTCTATTTGGTTACACTTTTGAAACCAAAAGTTTTGCACCTCCAGGTTGGGAACTCCTGACACAGATAGTAGCAAAATTAAATACTTTCGTAATTTGTGAAGGTGGTATTTCTTCCCCAGACCAGGCCAGCAAAGCACTGGATTTAGGTGCAGATGCAGTTGTAGTGGGTACGGCAATTACTGGGATTGATTTGCAAGTTAAAGCTTATAAATCAGCATTGAATAGTGATTAATAGTTATTTTCTTACTTTGCGTCTTTGCTCCTTTGCCTCTACCCTACGGGATCTCCTGACGGAGATTGCGCGAAACTTTGTTCAATAAGCAAATCCCCCTGACGCGATATTCTCAACCTAGATTAGTTCGGTAGGAGGTTTGCGATCGCCTATGGCTTACGCCACGCTATCTATCGGCAGCGCCCTTCGGGCGATCGCTACTCCAAGCCCACCAAGCGCAAGTACAATGACAAAGGTAGAATTCTTGCCACTTGCGACGATGATCTGGTGTTGTCACAGGCGATCGCCTATTTAACCAAACTTGTACTGCTTCTCTACTGCTGGAGTGACATTTGGGACAGCAAAATTCATAAGCGTGAACTGCCTGATTTGTCCATTCTGGTGGTGTGGGAGCAAAAGCATCCATATAAATTATAAAATTGTAATCTTAGTAGTAATTTAATATACATATACTATTATGCCTAATAATGGACATGATGGAGCCAAATATTGAAATTCGCCGTTTGTTGGATGTGATGCCTGCTTCTGGGCGCATGATGACCAAAATCGTCAGTAAACCAGAACAAAACAAGGTGATTTATGCTGCTTTTCCCTTACCCTGGAGTCAGGAACGGCCAATATATATTAATTTTGATCTGTGGCGGCGTTTGACTAAGCCACAACGAGATTTATTACTGTTACATCAGGTTAGTTGGTTAACGGGGATGAAGTGGTTACAACCAGACATTTATCAAGGAGTGGTTTTAGCAGGTTTATTAGGTGGAGTAGTGGAAGCTGCTCAATCTGATGTGGTAGGTGTAATTATTGCTGGGGGATTAAGTGCTTTAGCTGGTGTGCGGATCTGGCGGATGAATCAATCTCAATCCTCAGAATTAAAAGCCGATACAACAGCCATTTTTATCGCCCAAAGACGGGGTTACTTAGAAGCAGAAGCTGCCCAACATTTGTTAACTGCCATTGAGACAGTAGCAAAAATTGAAGGGCGTTTTAGTTTAGATTTTAATGAATTAATTCGTTGTCAAAACTTGAGAGCGATCGCAGGTTTGTCACCCGTAGGTATTCCAGAAAATTATCAATAAATTAGCAGGAGTGTCAAGCAACATTGACGTTAGCACTAGGCATGATAGAAGTATATGGCGTTCCCGCCGCAGTGGAAGCAGCAGACGCAATGTGTAAAGCTGCCCGGATCACATTTGTCGGCTATGAAAACACTGATTTAGGAAGAATTACAATCTTAATTCGCGGTGATGTCGGTGAAGTGAATATGGCAGTAAAACAAGGAATAGAATCAGTTTTAAAAGTTAATGGTGGTGAGATTCTTTGCCATCACATTATTCCCCGTCCCCATGAAAACTTAGAATATGTTTTACCAATTTATCAAAGTGCCAATATTGGCCAATTTAATGCTGATATCTGTTTTCCTCCTCCACTCAGTAATTAAAAATTACAGATGGAAATCTTCAAGTATAAATTATGAATTATTAAGTTATAATATTATTTGCTCGCATTAGAGCATCTATCATTGCATTAACCCTGATTATAAATACCAAAGCCTCCAACTTCTGTAGAGTCAGAGATGAATCCTGAGTCTTAGCGAATGTTTTTGGCGATTTAGAGTTGCGATCGCCCCCCATAATTAGCTACAATCTTTAGTCTTTGGGATATAAGCAAAGTCGCTCAAGGTCAAGCTGCACTTTTGTAAGCTATCCTGCTGACACCCAAGTTAATGAGATTTTACAGGAAAAAAGGAAAACAATGGCGAAACGAATGCAGTTAGTATTAACAAAAGATGTGAGCAAGCTGGGAAAATCCGGCGACTTAGTGGATGTAGCACCCGGCTATGCTCGAAATTATCTAATTCCCCAGAGTTTAGCTACTCATGCTACTCCTGGTATTCTCAGACAAGTAGAACGCCGTCGTGAACAAGAACGTCAACGGCAACTAGAACTCAAACAACAAGCACTAGAACAAAAAGCAGCCCTGGAAAAAGTTGCCAGCTTGAAAATTGCCAAGCAAGTGGGTGAAAACGAAGCTATTTTCGGTACAGTCACCACCCAAGATATAGCAGAAGCAATTCAAGCAGCTACCAGTCAAGAAATTGATCGGCGCGGTATTACTATCCCTGATATTAACCACTTGGGTACATACAAAGCCGAAATTAAACTGCATTCTGAAGTAACAGCGCAAATCGATATCGAAGTTGTTGCCAGCTAAGTCAGGTGACAGGTGACAGGTGACAGGGAAGAGGAAGATGAGGTAACGGGGTGATGGAGAGAATAATGTATTCCCTTCTGCCTTTTGCCTGTTTCCTTTTGCCTTCTACCTTTTACCTTTTGTCTCCTAACAAGCCAAATTGCGTTAATATTTAAAACTTGCTCACAAAACCCAAATCGCTTATGGCTGAAGAACTGAGTTTTCAAGGCGATGGCAGCGATCGTCTACCACCCCAAAACATCGAAGCAGAAGAAGCGATTTTGGGGGGTATTCTTCTAGATCCAGAAGCAGTAGGGCGAGTGCGCGATCGCCTCGTTCCCGAAGCCTTTTATATTAATCCCCACAGAGAAATCTATCAAGCCGCCCTAACTCTCCACGCCCAAAATAAACCTACAGACTTACTTTCCCTTACCAGTTGGCTGAGTGACAATGATAAACTAACCCGCATTGGTGGCAGAAATAAATTAGCCACTTTAGTAGACCGCACTGTATCAGCAGTTAACATAGATGCCTTAGCAGAGTTAGTCATGGAAAAACATCTGCGACGGCAATTAATCAAAGCCGGCAATGAA from the Anabaena sphaerica FACHB-251 genome contains:
- a CDS encoding carbon dioxide-concentrating mechanism protein CcmK codes for the protein MTLALGMIEVYGVPAAVEAADAMCKAARITFVGYENTDLGRITILIRGDVGEVNMAVKQGIESVLKVNGGEILCHHIIPRPHENLEYVLPIYQSANIGQFNADICFPPPLSN
- a CDS encoding DUF3318 domain-containing protein, producing the protein MEPNIEIRRLLDVMPASGRMMTKIVSKPEQNKVIYAAFPLPWSQERPIYINFDLWRRLTKPQRDLLLLHQVSWLTGMKWLQPDIYQGVVLAGLLGGVVEAAQSDVVGVIIAGGLSALAGVRIWRMNQSQSSELKADTTAIFIAQRRGYLEAEAAQHLLTAIETVAKIEGRFSLDFNELIRCQNLRAIAGLSPVGIPENYQ
- a CDS encoding GAF domain-containing sensor histidine kinase — translated: MLSSPDLSFSRTLPLIVFNRLGELLQQMAQAVGSAALILTEAVLARIRIPVEWQKQRFTLVVSEQFSALLLGNIEAAEEESRGTDKEEIPFDSLNASLTFNSEAIAVFVSKLRNLFESNSYIYQNIAQYQQVLSPNDATLQTKFTLLLLEYLLPFVNKEVQTPRISIPLEGSSCQAVEDALTKQIAQERLLNQVTTQIRKSLDLPVIMDMAITQVREFLALDRLVIYKFVSSPVKNQNTSLNCQDSPPSVVNAQFIKQDCQQYGGCVVYESLATDSISSVLNYQEEDWLTRNSRCWEKYHQGFILAVDDVEKTYAFEDCLLNFLRKSKINAKLAAPIIFEDKLWGLLIAHQCNTPRNWTESEKSLLSSIAEQLAIAIHQSELMGSLREATRTLTQEKQTLEQRVIERTMALREALLAAEAASRLRSEFLATISHELLTPLTYVIGMSSTLLRWPLGELSQRQRDYLQTIHDSGEHLLEMINDILDLSQIEAGKTVLNISEFSLVKSAENILDSLLEKATSEKVTLKLDLQINPTYDLFNADSGRIEQILWNLLANAIKFTPEGGSVTLRLWVEDNTAIFQIEDTGIGIPEEKLPLLFEKFQQLDTPYHRRYEGTGVGLALTKQLVELHRGRIEVESTVGIGSIFTVWIPKQLK
- the cobN gene encoding cobaltochelatase subunit CobN — protein: MHRISATPGGWNQSEGLIFLEQTPAPFVFITAADTDIQTLAAVVPKLPAQFPALRVANLLQLQQQISIDTYGEQVLELAQVIVLRLLGGRSYWTYGLEVVQEIVQRQGTTLIVIPGDDALDPDLISHSTVSSEIVNQVWQYFREGGIENFLNALQFIADISLLTKFNPPPPQAVPRVGRWGDGEQRSRGAEENNLFPIPNFQFPKVGILFYRAHYLAGNTQVIEALCTALAEKNLQPVPVFVSSLREPGVSNELMELFQPKDSDHVSLLLNTTSFSLARLETETPQIELWEKLDVPVLQVILCASSVEQWESQLQGLTPRDMAMNVVLPEVDGRIISRAVSFKTLQTRNNDLETDVVVYEPVSDRIEFVAQLAANWVRLRHKPPQERRIALILANYPNTNGRLANGVGLDTPASCVEILKALQLAGYEVGNIPADGDELIQMLTAGVTNDPEGKDWKPVNQSLSVEEYHEYFVTLPAEVQQQIIKRWGAHTDGNTNIQIGNSFSPAPLLPCSSAFPISGIQFGNLFVGVQPSRGYENDPSLNYHAPDLEPTHAYLAFYYWVREKYSSCFGADAIVHVGKHGNLEWLPGKSVALSNTCYPEVAFGAMPHLYPFIVNDPGEGSQAKRRAQAVIIDHLTPPMTRAELYGALQQVENLIDEYYEAESLDPSRLPTLRDRIQELVIKENLYKDLGITNPQDIVNFESLILNSLDGYLCELKEAQIRDGLHIFGQVPQGRQLRDLVVAIARIPNRYCMGITRAIAQDWGLDIDPLTTDLSTPFTPRLYVDASVRICLRVRLCRTHGDVVELLEEEAADLVERLINYECIIFSPSDSPMNPVVRWIQSKLLPALRQTHQEITNLLRGLDGKYVPSAPSGAPTRGRPEVLPTGKNFYAVDIRAIPTETAWDVGRKAAETLIETYTQEHGEYPKTLGLSVWGTSTMRTGGDDIAEALALLGVKPVWDGAARRVVDFEILPLSILGRPRVDVTLRISGFFRDAFPNLIDLFSQAVEAVAKLDEPAEENPLADAVRQDTNLWTQQGLSVETAQERSLYRVFGSQPGAYGAGLQGLIASQNWQTDQDLARAYMNWSSYAYGGTGNGEQGTGTKNTATSIEAFEQRLKQMQIVLHNQDNREHDLLDSDDYYQFQGGLTAAVRSLQGKNPETYFGDNSNTSQPKVRQLREEIARVYRSRVVNPKWIAGVMRHGYKGAFEMAATVDFLFAYDATAQCVEDYMYQGVVESYLEDPVVCEFIQDKNPWALRDMAERLLEAHQRGLWEDVNRETLENLRNLVHQAEGAIEEK
- the rplI gene encoding 50S ribosomal protein L9; this translates as MAKRMQLVLTKDVSKLGKSGDLVDVAPGYARNYLIPQSLATHATPGILRQVERRREQERQRQLELKQQALEQKAALEKVASLKIAKQVGENEAIFGTVTTQDIAEAIQAATSQEIDRRGITIPDINHLGTYKAEIKLHSEVTAQIDIEVVAS
- a CDS encoding Fur family transcriptional regulator, which codes for MTVYTTGSLKAELNDRGWRLTPQRETILHIFQELPQGEHLSAEDLYHRLETDGEGISLSTIYRTLKLMARMGILRELELGEGHKHYEINQPYPHHHHHLICVKCNTTIEFKNESILKIGAKTAQKEGFHLLDCQLTIHAVCPKCQRALMPL
- a CDS encoding N-acetylmannosamine-6-phosphate 2-epimerase, yielding MINLQKGLIVSCQAPLDSPLHDPMVIAAMAQASVNNGAVAVRIDTPNHIKAVREKVKVPIIGLWKQVITGSDVYITPQFHHAVAVAEAGADIIAIDATTRNRPGDEKLADIITRIHQELGKPVMADVDTFTAAELAVDAGADIVGTTLFGYTFETKSFAPPGWELLTQIVAKLNTFVICEGGISSPDQASKALDLGADAVVVGTAITGIDLQVKAYKSALNSD
- the sigC gene encoding RNA polymerase sigma factor SigC, yielding MPATSFYTNAGYDSQKSSAALNSDLNIEEGDLSLDDLQDIEIASVDPHNLAANNNRRSTDLVRLYLQEIGRVRLLGRDEEVSEAQRVQRYLRMRIVLANAAKQGDAVIVPYLRLIEVQERLVSELGHRPSLERWATTAGINLSDLKPTLSEGKRRWAETAKLTVAELDEIQTQGLQAKEHMIKANLRLVVSVAKKYQNRGLELLDLVQEGTLGLERAVEKFDPTKGYRFSTYAYWWIRQGITRAIATSSRTIRLPVHITEKLNKIKKAQRKIAQEQGRTPTLEDLALELDMTPTQVREVLLRVPRSVSLETKVGKDKDTELGELLETDSVTPEEMLMRESLQKDLHNLLADLTTREREVILMRFGLSDGHPYSLAEIGRALDLSRERVRQIESKALQKLRQPKRRNLIRDYLESLS